From Paenibacillus sp. V4I7, one genomic window encodes:
- a CDS encoding IS1595 family transposase, with amino-acid sequence MDAYLFESLDDTFKTEEDCVRLLTKRRWAGGFCCPSCDYHLFYIVKTRNLLECKECRTQISLTAGTVMHKSKLSLMIWFKAIRALIQEQQTYSIAAFASLLGVNYRTAKLMLEKLQLALYKQYSRMGSGADRIREQKVESSPNKRKRTTVNSRKINTNFCTYIFTNSKKIKYVEGVLFRKWMDAFLSVYLFPVYLRYCQVL; translated from the coding sequence ATGGATGCTTATTTATTTGAATCGTTGGATGACACTTTCAAGACAGAGGAAGATTGTGTAAGACTTTTGACGAAAAGACGGTGGGCGGGTGGGTTTTGTTGTCCGAGTTGTGATTATCATTTATTTTATATTGTGAAGACTCGTAATTTATTGGAGTGTAAAGAATGCCGTACGCAAATTTCATTAACGGCTGGAACGGTTATGCATAAATCTAAGCTTTCCTTAATGATTTGGTTCAAAGCTATTCGAGCATTGATCCAGGAACAACAAACTTATTCGATTGCAGCGTTTGCGAGCTTGCTTGGAGTAAATTATCGAACTGCTAAGTTGATGCTGGAGAAGCTGCAACTAGCTCTTTATAAGCAATACTCACGCATGGGTTCAGGTGCGGACAGAATTCGTGAACAAAAAGTAGAGTCCAGCCCAAATAAAAGAAAGCGTACAACTGTTAACTCTCGAAAGATCAACACCAACTTTTGTACGTATATATTTACAAATTCCAAGAAAATAAAGTATGTTGAGGGTGTTTTGTTTAGAAAGTGGATGGATGCTTTCTTATCCGTTTATTTGTTTCCTGTCTATTTAAGGTATTGTCAAGTGCTTTGA
- a CDS encoding cupredoxin domain-containing protein has translation MKKLFVLLMGIVIVIAIAACGNKDTKSAQSSTSPAATTQAAGQQVLLKATNFKFDQSEYRVKKGEPVTITLDNAQGIHGASIKEFKINIDNSNKTVTFTPDKAGSFPINCSIMCGSGHANMKSTLIVE, from the coding sequence ATGAAGAAATTATTCGTTCTTTTAATGGGAATAGTCATAGTCATTGCGATAGCAGCTTGTGGAAACAAAGATACGAAATCAGCACAATCCTCTACATCCCCCGCCGCTACCACACAAGCAGCAGGCCAGCAAGTTTTATTGAAAGCGACAAACTTCAAATTTGACCAATCCGAATATCGTGTCAAAAAAGGAGAGCCCGTTACAATTACGCTTGATAATGCTCAAGGCATTCATGGTGCTTCCATTAAAGAATTCAAAATAAACATCGATAATAGCAACAAAACAGTTACCTTTACACCAGATAAAGCGGGCTCTTTCCCAATTAACTGTTCCATCATGTGTGGCAGTGGTCACGCTAATATGAAATCAACATTGATTGTTGAATAG
- a CDS encoding phage holin family protein produces MHLLGHLVRFIVSALVLMFVSWLVPGFQVGGFWSAFFLALVIAVAAWIIEGIFGKQITPFGRGIVGFLVSALVIWAAQFVVGNVSTSIIGAVLAALVIGIIDLFIPVKTPFEHGITGRQDRR; encoded by the coding sequence ATGCATCTTCTCGGACATCTGGTAAGGTTTATTGTTTCTGCTTTGGTTTTAATGTTTGTCAGCTGGTTAGTTCCAGGGTTTCAAGTCGGTGGTTTCTGGAGCGCATTTTTTCTAGCTTTGGTCATTGCTGTTGCTGCTTGGATCATTGAAGGGATCTTCGGCAAACAAATCACTCCCTTTGGCAGAGGAATCGTAGGCTTTCTGGTAAGCGCGCTTGTTATTTGGGCCGCCCAGTTTGTAGTGGGTAATGTATCTACGAGCATAATAGGTGCCGTTTTAGCTGCTTTAGTTATCGGAATCATCGACCTGTTCATCCCTGTGAAAACCCCCTTTGAACATGGGATCACAGGAAGACAGGATCGTCGGTAA
- a CDS encoding endonuclease MutS2: MNKKIIKTLDYQKILHKLAHHASTSLGKDAVEKLEPKGDFELVKLRLQATDEAVNVERLKGNAPFGGIRDIRSSLHRVRIGGMLNPTELLDISTTMFGTRRLKRFVLAVHEEYAIPMLKGQVELLIENKPLEDKINSCIDENAVVVDGASPELGRVRSELRTGEGRVRERLEQMLRNSSVQKMLQDVLITIRNDRFVIPVKSEYRSSFGGMIHDQSASGATLYIEPDAIVQLNNKIRELKFKEEVEIEKILRALTELVAEQVDLLVLDVDQLAELDFTFAKAGLARELKATMPRLNDRGFIKIKRGRHPLIAADSVVPLDLELGNDFSQIIVTGPNTGGKTVSLKTVGLLSLMAMSGLFVPAEEGSQLCVFDAIYADIGDEQSIEQNLSTFSSHMTNIISILRDMTPKSLVLLDELGAGTDPAEGSALAISILDYIHQIGCRIIATTHYSELKAYAYQKQGTINASMEFDIQTLSPTYRLLVGVPGRSNAFAIAERLGLAKRIIEHARTQVGEEDKRVESMIASLEENRLIAEAERQSAERMRREAEEMRLTLETQQAKFDEQRDKLLEKAERDAREAVAKARREADEIIAELRRMAQEEAGGVKDHRLVEAKRRLDQAAPELREKQVRAAKKRPERIEAGDEVRVVTLGQKGHVVEIVSATEATVQLGIMKMKVDLSNLEKIGSTAQKKPAHQVATTVKRTRDDNIRMELDMRGLNMEDALIEADRFLDESFLGNLGQVYLIHGKGTGVLRTGMQEYLRRHKHVKSYRMGNYNEGGAGVTIVELK; encoded by the coding sequence TTGAATAAGAAAATAATTAAAACATTAGATTATCAGAAGATTTTACATAAACTAGCTCATCATGCATCAACTTCGCTTGGTAAGGATGCCGTGGAAAAGCTTGAGCCTAAAGGTGATTTTGAACTCGTCAAGCTTCGGCTGCAAGCAACCGATGAGGCTGTTAATGTAGAACGATTGAAAGGGAATGCCCCTTTTGGTGGGATTCGTGATATTAGATCTTCCTTGCACCGGGTTAGAATTGGCGGGATGTTAAACCCTACGGAGCTGCTTGATATTTCGACGACGATGTTCGGTACACGCAGGTTAAAGCGATTTGTTCTCGCGGTTCACGAAGAATACGCGATTCCGATGCTCAAAGGGCAGGTTGAATTACTCATAGAAAATAAGCCATTAGAGGATAAAATTAATAGCTGTATTGATGAAAATGCTGTTGTTGTTGACGGTGCGAGCCCTGAACTGGGACGTGTGCGAAGTGAACTGCGCACAGGTGAAGGAAGAGTCCGCGAGAGGTTAGAACAAATGCTTCGCAATTCATCTGTTCAGAAAATGTTACAGGACGTATTGATCACTATTCGTAACGACCGTTTTGTAATCCCCGTTAAATCGGAATATCGATCCAGCTTTGGCGGAATGATTCATGATCAGTCAGCATCGGGTGCGACGCTATATATTGAGCCAGATGCTATTGTTCAATTAAATAACAAAATTCGTGAGTTAAAGTTTAAGGAAGAAGTTGAGATTGAGAAGATTTTACGCGCACTTACTGAGCTTGTTGCCGAACAAGTGGATTTGCTTGTGCTGGATGTTGATCAATTGGCTGAGCTTGATTTTACTTTTGCTAAAGCTGGTCTAGCTAGGGAACTGAAAGCAACAATGCCTAGATTAAATGATCGAGGCTTTATTAAAATAAAGCGAGGCCGGCATCCGCTTATCGCGGCTGATTCCGTTGTACCGCTTGATTTGGAGTTGGGCAATGATTTCTCACAAATCATTGTGACGGGGCCTAATACAGGTGGTAAAACAGTTTCCCTCAAAACAGTAGGACTCCTTAGCTTAATGGCAATGTCAGGGTTGTTTGTACCAGCTGAGGAAGGCAGTCAGTTATGTGTTTTCGATGCAATTTATGCGGATATTGGCGATGAGCAGAGCATCGAGCAGAATTTAAGTACGTTTTCGAGTCATATGACGAATATTATAAGTATTTTGAGGGATATGACACCAAAAAGTTTGGTTTTGCTTGATGAACTTGGAGCAGGTACCGATCCTGCTGAAGGTTCTGCTTTAGCGATCTCCATTTTGGATTATATTCATCAAATTGGTTGCCGAATCATTGCAACGACACACTATTCGGAGTTAAAGGCTTATGCCTATCAAAAGCAAGGCACCATTAATGCAAGTATGGAATTTGATATACAAACACTAAGTCCGACTTACCGCTTATTAGTAGGTGTTCCTGGTCGAAGTAATGCGTTTGCTATTGCAGAGCGTCTTGGCTTAGCAAAGCGCATTATTGAGCATGCACGAACACAGGTTGGCGAGGAGGATAAGCGCGTCGAATCAATGATCGCGTCGCTTGAGGAGAACCGCCTAATTGCAGAAGCTGAGCGCCAAAGTGCTGAAAGGATGCGTCGAGAGGCGGAAGAGATGCGCCTAACGTTAGAGACTCAGCAGGCCAAGTTCGACGAGCAGCGCGATAAGCTGCTCGAGAAGGCCGAGCGCGACGCGCGTGAGGCTGTCGCCAAGGCGCGCCGCGAGGCAGATGAAATCATCGCCGAGCTGCGGCGCATGGCGCAGGAGGAAGCCGGTGGGGTCAAGGATCACCGGTTGGTAGAAGCGAAGCGCCGCCTTGATCAGGCGGCGCCGGAGCTGCGCGAAAAGCAAGTTCGCGCGGCGAAGAAGCGGCCAGAGAGAATTGAGGCCGGGGATGAAGTGCGTGTCGTGACCCTGGGTCAGAAGGGTCACGTCGTAGAAATTGTTAGCGCCACAGAAGCAACGGTGCAGTTGGGAATTATGAAGATGAAGGTCGATTTGTCGAATCTCGAAAAGATCGGCAGCACAGCTCAGAAAAAGCCAGCTCATCAGGTGGCTACAACGGTCAAAAGAACACGAGATGATAACATTCGGATGGAACTGGATATGCGCGGTCTCAATATGGAGGATGCCTTGATTGAGGCTGATCGATTCCTGGATGAATCTTTCTTGGGCAATTTGGGTCAAGTGTACTTAATTCATGGTAAAGGAACAGGTGTGCTGCGTACTGGCATGCAGGAATACTTGCGCCGTCATAAGCATGTGAAGAGCTACCGCATGGGGAATTATAATGAAGGCGGAGCAGGAGTTACAATCGTCGAATTGAAATAA
- a CDS encoding PspA/IM30 family protein: MGIFKRLRDMTMASVNDLLDKAEDPIKMLNQFLRDMEEDIMEAEAAVAKQIAIEKKFKLQFEESEEMVTKRTEQAMKALESGNEDLARRALEDKKEHQGRYDELKRQYDLAKTNADQLRSQLTEMKDEFNKMKNKKDLLIARAETAKAQKQINQAMSGFGTDNAAKGFDRMSEKVLQMEAEAQASGEIRAKNRSLDDELDKLGGSSSGIDDELAAMRAKLAEKKQS; the protein is encoded by the coding sequence ATGGGAATTTTTAAAAGACTTCGCGATATGACAATGGCTTCGGTAAATGACTTGCTGGACAAAGCAGAAGATCCTATTAAGATGTTAAATCAGTTTCTTCGTGATATGGAAGAAGATATCATGGAAGCTGAGGCTGCAGTAGCTAAGCAGATCGCAATTGAGAAGAAATTCAAGCTTCAGTTTGAAGAATCCGAAGAGATGGTTACTAAACGTACTGAGCAAGCTATGAAAGCTCTTGAATCAGGCAATGAAGACCTGGCTCGCCGCGCGTTGGAAGACAAGAAAGAGCACCAAGGACGTTACGATGAATTGAAACGCCAATATGATCTTGCGAAAACGAATGCTGACCAACTTCGCAGTCAATTGACCGAAATGAAAGACGAGTTCAACAAAATGAAGAACAAGAAGGATTTGTTGATTGCTCGTGCTGAAACAGCAAAAGCTCAAAAACAAATCAACCAAGCGATGTCTGGTTTTGGTACAGACAATGCAGCTAAAGGTTTTGACCGTATGAGCGAGAAAGTGCTTCAAATGGAAGCTGAAGCGCAAGCAAGCGGTGAAATCCGTGCTAAAAACCGCAGCTTAGATGATGAGCTTGACAAACTTGGTGGAAGCAGCAGCGGAATTGATGACGAATTAGCGGCTATGAGAGCAAAGCTTGCTGAAAAAAAACAATCCTAA
- a CDS encoding DUF350 domain-containing protein, with protein MNEEVDVLLSNPYLSTLAFFAVAVIALVVFLTIFEMVTKYDDWAEIKKGNLSVAMATGGKIFGICNLFRFAILNNDTMINSLIWAGYGFLLLLVAYFIFEFLTPYFKIDEEIKKDNRAVGFLSLTLSVSLSYVVGACVT; from the coding sequence ATGAATGAAGAGGTGGATGTATTGCTAAGTAACCCGTATTTATCGACGCTTGCCTTTTTTGCAGTTGCTGTGATCGCGCTTGTTGTATTTCTAACGATTTTTGAAATGGTCACCAAATATGATGACTGGGCTGAGATCAAAAAAGGCAACTTATCTGTAGCGATGGCAACAGGCGGGAAGATTTTTGGGATTTGTAATCTGTTCCGATTCGCTATCCTCAACAATGACACGATGATTAATTCCCTCATCTGGGCAGGGTACGGATTCTTACTATTGCTGGTTGCCTATTTCATTTTTGAATTCTTGACACCTTATTTCAAAATCGATGAAGAAATCAAAAAAGATAATCGCGCTGTAGGTTTCTTGTCCTTGACGCTGTCTGTCTCTCTTTCCTACGTGGTCGGAGCTTGTGTAACTTAG
- a CDS encoding MFS transporter has translation MQKDQSKSFVKQGSAKEGTKTNYFEDRGSGAVEVKSSQKKGRLDAQAILLLIVHSLFGSANALSGTFVGVYLWKAKNDYALIGWFTLTTHLTMAVTFWLAGKWVKEHNKMNCLRLGVAFSAGFYMLVLWLGASSIHYFVWLGMVQGISAGLFWVAFNVVYFEVTDPDNRDRFNGWVGLLGSGAGIVAPWISGLLIVSLGDGAGYRLIFSISLGIFLLGVVISFFLKKRKVQGTYEWLFPFRCLRQAETPWKRVCLALVFQGVREGVFGFMIGLLVYISTSSEASLGSFVLITSAVSLVSFWAVGRFIKPRFRKISMLIGATMIVAVIIPFFWKMGYSTLLIFGIGASLFFPMYSVPMVSAVFDLIGSNEASAKQREEYIVLRELSLNMGRVCGVLLFICVISWSKAPLVINVLLLLIGSSSLVSWYFMRKQLTVIRT, from the coding sequence ATGCAAAAGGATCAGAGTAAGTCGTTTGTTAAACAAGGTAGTGCAAAGGAAGGCACTAAAACCAATTATTTTGAAGACCGTGGAAGTGGAGCCGTCGAAGTCAAGAGTTCACAGAAAAAAGGCAGGCTTGATGCTCAGGCGATTCTTTTACTGATCGTTCATTCGTTATTTGGCAGTGCAAATGCCTTGTCGGGAACTTTCGTTGGTGTGTATTTGTGGAAGGCCAAAAATGACTACGCTTTAATCGGTTGGTTTACGTTAACCACGCATTTGACAATGGCGGTTACCTTCTGGTTAGCAGGGAAATGGGTAAAGGAACACAATAAAATGAACTGCTTACGGCTCGGTGTAGCATTTTCCGCGGGCTTTTATATGCTGGTATTATGGCTTGGAGCAAGCAGCATTCACTATTTTGTTTGGTTAGGAATGGTTCAGGGAATTTCAGCTGGGTTATTCTGGGTTGCTTTTAATGTTGTTTATTTTGAAGTGACGGACCCCGATAATCGAGATAGGTTCAATGGCTGGGTTGGGCTATTGGGTTCAGGCGCAGGCATAGTCGCACCATGGATATCCGGTTTACTCATCGTGAGTTTGGGAGATGGTGCTGGGTATCGATTAATCTTTTCCATCTCGTTAGGTATCTTTTTGCTAGGCGTGGTTATCAGTTTCTTTTTGAAAAAAAGAAAAGTACAAGGTACTTACGAATGGTTGTTTCCCTTTCGTTGTTTAAGGCAAGCTGAAACACCTTGGAAGCGCGTATGCTTAGCCTTGGTATTTCAAGGAGTTCGAGAAGGTGTCTTTGGTTTCATGATTGGACTTCTCGTCTATATATCCACATCAAGTGAAGCGAGCTTAGGGAGTTTCGTATTGATTACTTCTGCGGTATCCTTAGTGAGTTTCTGGGCGGTGGGACGATTTATAAAGCCACGTTTTCGTAAAATCAGTATGCTGATTGGTGCAACTATGATCGTAGCCGTTATTATTCCTTTTTTCTGGAAAATGGGGTATAGCACTTTACTTATTTTCGGCATAGGAGCTTCGCTCTTCTTTCCGATGTATTCGGTACCTATGGTGTCGGCAGTATTCGATCTTATTGGTTCAAATGAAGCCAGTGCTAAGCAGCGGGAGGAGTACATTGTACTTCGTGAGCTTTCCCTCAATATGGGGCGTGTGTGCGGTGTGCTCTTATTCATTTGTGTCATTTCGTGGAGTAAGGCGCCGCTTGTGATAAATGTACTGCTATTGCTCATTGGCAGCTCATCGTTGGTCAGTTGGTACTTTATGAGGAAGCAGTTAACGGTAATAAGAACTTGA